The sequence TACGATGGAGTGGGGTGGTACTTTGAGTGGAACGGCGAAAACAGAATGATCGAGGCCCGTAATTACGCCGACATCATGAATCCCAGCAGCGGTGCCGTTCGCCTGACCTTTACCTACGACTATCAGGGTCGCCGGGTCGAGAAAACCGTCGAAGAATACGACGTGCCCCTCGCCTCGATGCAAACCGTCTCCGAAGAGCGTTTTATCTATGACGGCTGGAACCTAATCGCCACTTTCAGCTCTCAGGTTTCCGGTCTCAGCCATCAGGCCACCTATCTCTGGGGCCAAGACCTGAGCGGGTCGATGCAGGGAGCCGGTGGAGTAGGAGGACTGTTGAGTGTCTTGGATAAGTCCAGTTCAGACGTTTTCTACCCGACTTACGACGCCAACGGCAATGTCAGCGAGTATCTCGACGAAACCGGGGCCATTGCCGCCCACTATGAATACTCGTCATTCGGTCGCGTTATCGCTTCGACCGGAGCACCAGACGATTTCGCCTTCCGCTTCTCGACCAAATATCAAGATAACGAGACGGACCTACTGTATTACGGCTTTAGATACTATAACCCCGAAACGGGAAGGTGGCCATCTCGCGATCCCATCGGAGAAAGGGGTGGGTTGAATCTGTATGGGTTCGTCGGGAATGCTGGGGT comes from Puniceicoccus vermicola and encodes:
- a CDS encoding RHS repeat-associated core domain-containing protein gives rise to the protein YDGVGWYFEWNGENRMIEARNYADIMNPSSGAVRLTFTYDYQGRRVEKTVEEYDVPLASMQTVSEERFIYDGWNLIATFSSQVSGLSHQATYLWGQDLSGSMQGAGGVGGLLSVLDKSSSDVFYPTYDANGNVSEYLDETGAIAAHYEYSSFGRVIASTGAPDDFAFRFSTKYQDNETDLLYYGFRYYNPETGRWPSRDPIGERGGLNLYGFVGNAGVDRWDYLGQLDLGPWTWEPKIKLIVATVTVKFRFTASFNYETGKSKAECPDEWPSNVKFDWDISLDERDQRVGFDAWAGLKGDNLNAIGRITGGVQWEGKSWWKKFWNAGFYFGSEQDVSASFQTYISKEITISGQTFKACSCVSGSIDQTVGVETDFHIVPTGLAIVTAGISAYVSNIGKVVVVTGKLAGAR